CTATGGGTCTAGATTATGATAATAAAATTATGCATCAGATTCCTAAAATCATTTTGGTTAGCGTTACGCTTACCTTTCTGCTATTACTAGTTGCTTTTCGTTCTGTCTTATTGCCGCTTAAGGCAATTGTTTTGAACACCTTGGTTACCGTTAGTTCGCTCGGATTTCTCATATACATGTTTCAGAACGGTCATATGCCAGGAACACATCCTCAAGCCCTTAATGTGAATACGCCTATCTTATTATTCTGCATTTTGTTCGGTTTGAGTATTGATTATGAAGTGATCATTGTATCGCGAATCCGGGAATCTTATTTACGAACCGGTAATAATGACGAAAGTATTGTGGATGGATTTGTAGCAACTGCAGGAATGATTAACGGGGGAGCAGCGATTATGATTACAGTATTCGGTGTATTCATGTTCGCCGATATTCAGATCGTTCAGGAGCTGGGTGTGGGGCTTGCCTTTGCTATCCTCATTGATGCTTTGATCGTACGTACAATTGTCGTTCCTTTATCTATGAAATTACTTGGACGTCTTAATTGGTGGCTTCCATTTAGTAAAAGCAAGAGTAGGGATTCTTTATCTAGGCACAAAAATATTTAGGAGTTCTCTTCTTCCGCGTAAGGGAGAACCCAGTCTAAATCATCACGACATTCATCACATACAAGGACGTATAATTTATCCTTAACATGTCTTGGTGTTAAGTTTATTTCATCAGTGATTGATGTATCGCAGACAGCACATGATTTTTTTTCTAAAAAGTGATTCAGGCAATATATTTTGTTCTTGTTATTTAAGATACGATCATCGTATAAGAGAACTTGTAGGTCTTTGAATAATACATAAACTTTATCAAGAATTTGAGAGCATTCACTACAAGTGTTACAAGTGTAAACCCTTTTCAATAGTGCCATTCCCTTCTATTACCGATTTCTTTTATATATTATAGTACTCAATAATAATGGGAAAAGATAGGGAATAAAGGCTTCGCCCACTTTCTAAAATGAAAGTGGGCGGGGTCTTTATTACATTTATTCTACCTGTAACAGCGAAAAAAAGAACATCCAACCCGAAAGAGGAGGATGTCCGATTCAATATTAACTATGGGGTTCTGAATTATCTTTTTCCGGATTTCTAGGCGGAAGTGGGCCTAAATATTGATAAAACTGACATTCAATACGGCCGTTGTACAATTTGCGTCGTTTATCAGCCTTCCGCCCGTAGAACTGTTCGAATTCCTTCGAAGGGCTAATGGCGAAGAATGACCATGAAGGAAGGTACAGCATCATTTCACCAAACTGGCGGGTCAGCTTTTCCACTTCCTTGTCATTACTAATGCGTTCTCCATAAGGCGGATTGGTTATAATACAACCATACTCACCTTCAGGTCTGGCTTTGGCGGCTGCAATAACCTTAAAGGTAATCTCACCCGATAACCCAGCACTCTTTGCAGCAGCTTCTGCAAGCTCGATAGCTTCAGGATCTACATCGCTGCCAACAAGCTGCAGTGGATAATCATCGCGAACAGCATCGTAGGCTTCTTCGCGAGCGTCCTCCCACAGCCGGCGCGGAATGACAGGCCAATGTTCGGATGGGAACGAGCGCCGCAGCCCAGGAGCAATGTTCCAGGCAATCATAGCAGCTTCGATCAGTATTGTGCCCGTACCGCAACAAGGATCGTACAAGGGGCGATGGCCGTTCCAGCGGCTGAGCTTTATTAGTGCAGCTGCCATGGTTTCCTTCAACGGCGCTTCAGTCGATTGTCTGCGGTAACCACGTTTGTGGAGTGCAGGCCCAGTGGTGTCTAAGGTGATTAGCGCGATGTCATTCAGTAGAATTACTTCAATGACATAACGGGGGCCATCCTCAGGGAACCATTCCGTCTGATAGGAAAGCTTAAGCTTTTCGACAACCGCTTTTTTGACAATTCCCTGACAAGCAGGTACGCTTGTCAGCTGGGACTTGTGCGAGCGGCCTTCCACAGGGAACTCACCATTTTCAGGTATCCAGTCGGCCCAAGGCAGTGCTTTTACTCCTTCGAACAGTTCATCGAAGGTTTTAGCGGGGAATTGCCCCATTTTAATTAGTACGCGGTCCGAGGTACGCAGCCATAAATTACAGCGGCAGATGTCGATGTAATCACCGCTGAATAGTACTCGCCCGTTCTCGATCGTGGTCTCATAACCCAGTTCGTTTAATTCGCGTGCTACGACAGCTTCCAAACCCATAGGGGCAGTAGCGATTAATTGTAATTTGCTCATTGATCTCAACTCCGTTTTACTTGTAGATAAATACATAAAGCCAGTACAATCAAGTATAGGGGAATGCGGTGAACTTCACAATGTACGACATTCCCAGAAAATCCCCCTCTTGAGCACCCAAGTGGGCTCCAAAGGAATAAAAAAAGGAGATATTACATGCTTAGCCAAGAACAATATAGTGAACAACTCTATACAGAGGACGAAATTCTGCTTCAAGTGAAACAATCGATAGCGGCTCATGGTATGCCTGAAGTCTCCGTTGAACCAGGCTACGGCCGCCTATTGACCATGCTTGTTAAGCTCACCCGCGCATCAAGCGTACTGGAAATTGGTGCTCTTGGGGGATACAGCGGCATTTGCCTGTCCCGTGGATTCACGGACGGAGGCAAGCTTACCTCTCTGGAGCTTAAGCCTGAATACGCTGCGGTAGCCCGGCGAAATATGGAACTGGCTGGCTTCGGAGATTCTGTAGAGTACAGAATCGGACCGGCAATGGATAGCCTGAAGATCCTGGAATCCGAAGGCCGGAAATTTGATTTCTTTTTCATCGATGCTGACAAGATGAATTATCCGAACTATCTTGAGTATGCCATTCAGATGGCTAATCCCGGTGCAATCATTGCTGGAGATAATATATTCCTGCGGGGCCGTACTCTAAATACAGACAGGAACGGCCCCGCCATACTGGCAGTGCGTCAATTTAATGAAATGATCGCTAAGGATGACCGACTAATAAGTACATTGCTGCCGGCCTACGATGGGCTTGCCTTAGCATTGGTTAAGTAAATATGTTCGACTAGATTGTTATGAACGTTTGGAGTGGCGTTATCGATAGGAGCGATGGGTAGTTTCTTGGTATAGTTTAAGGCGTACCCATATAGTGTTAATAAGCAATAAGACACCGGAGATAATGAATAAACCTTCAATTCCGATATAGCCTGACAAAAAACCGCCGATAATCGCTCCCAACATGTTGCCTAGCGCAAGCGTACTGCTGTTGAAGCCGAATGCACGGCTTTCCTTGCCGTCTGGCGTATAGGAACGGATTAGCGCATTCACACTGGGCAGCAGACCTCCCATAAAGACACCCATCATGAACCGGATAATAATTAGCTGCCATACACTGGTGACAAAGGCCTGGGGGATAAGGAACACAGAGGCGCCTATTAGGGCAAAGGTCAAAATGCGATGAGCACCAATCTTATCGCTTAGCTTACCCAGAACGGGAGATGCCAGCATATTTGAGATTCCTGTAACTGCAGTAACCATACCGGCCCAGAAGGCGATATTCACAGCTGAGCCGTGCAGCTTCTCCACATAGAGGGGGAGAAGCGTCATGGGGCTGATCATTGCGAACTGCAACAGAAAGGTTACTCCGAATAATGCTGGAAGCTGGGGAACCTTAAGCAGCTCCTTTAAACCTGCCATTACAGACGCTTGTGGCGCATGGGCAGCTTCGATACGGTCGAATTTCTCTTTTACAAGGAACAGCGCCAACAGGGAGGCTGCGAACAATAAGGCGCCCACTACATAAAAAATGGGTCGAAACCCGATGGAGTCAGCCAGGAGTCCGCCGATGAGCGGTCCCAAGATTGTACCGGCTACGGAGCCCGATTGCATTAGACCCATGGCAAAGCCCATACGAGACTTCGGAGTTGTACCTGAGATGAGTGCAATCGAGGCGGGGTTAAATCCGGCTATGGTTCCATTTAACAAACGCAGCAGCAGTAATTGCATCGGTGTCTGAGCAAAACCCATAAGAAGAATAACTACCGCCATACCAAAGCTGGAGCGCAGGAGCATGATTTTTCGACCATATTTGTCGGCAAGCTTACCCCATAATGGCTGGAATAGAAATGAAGTCAAGAAGTTTGCCGCAAAAATCAATCCGGCCCAAATCCCGATCGCATGTTCACCCTGTACACCCAGATCTTTTGCAAGATAAAGGGACAAAAATGGGGTAATCATAGTCATACCGGCATTCACTAAAAATTGGCCAAACCAAAGCACCGTGAGGTTGACCTTCCAAGTCTCCCATTTCTTCAAAGTGCTTTCACTTCCCTTCAGCTTGGAGAATGTGTGGACATATTATTCACGAAAAATTGACATTCTATCAGTATATCATAATTTTTAAAGGGGCTAATGCAATACAGATCATAGTATTGTCATAGGATTGTCATGGCCTCCATGGGTGTGACGGTTGTTACTTACTTTTAAAAGGGGCATAATATATATTAAGAAATTAATCAAATTTAATGGAGATCTTATCATGACCTACAACGACACTTTTATCCGCGCCTGCCGCAAGCAGGATACGGAGCATGTTCCCGTTTGGTATATGCGGCAAGCCGGCCGTTATGATCCCGACTACCGTACAATCAAGGAGAAGTATACCCTGTTGGAAATATGCAAACAGCCTGAGTTGGCGGCTGAGATTACCATGATGCCTGTGCATAAGCTAGGCGTGGACGCAGCTATTTTGTATTCAGATATCATGAATCCGGTTGCTTCTATTGGAATTGATTTTGATATCGTCAAAAACATCGGTCCGGTTATACATAACCCGATTCGTTCTGCCGCAGATGTAGAGAAACTAAGACCCATTGATGTTGAAGGCGATCTTAGCCACATCTTGGAGACGATTGCTCTTCTGGACAAGGAATTAGATGTGCCTCTCATTACGTTTGCAGGTGCACCTTTTACAATTGCCAGTTATCTCATTGAGGGACGTCCTTCCAAAAGTTATATTCGGACCAAGACGCTTATGTACAGTGAACCCCGTGTGTGGGAGATGTTGATGGAAAAGCTTGGGGATATGGTCATCACCTATCTTCGCAGCCATGTGCGCAGCGGAGGCAAGGCTTTTCAATTGTTCGACAGCTGGGTGGGAGCGCTTGCCCCTAAGGATTTTGAAATCTATGTCCTGCCGACTATTTCAAGAATTTTTAGAGAATTATCAGATCTGGATGTGCCCAAAATATACTTCCCGGGCGTAAGTTCAGGGGAACTTCTCCCTACCCTTACTAACCTTCAAGCGGATGTGATCGGGCTGGATTGGCGTGTCAGCATCAGTGAGGGACGCCGTAGAACAGGCGGTAAGTTTGCGATGCAAGGTAATCTGGATCCTTATCTGTTGACTGCTCCAATGGATGTTATCAAAGACCGCGCCAAGCAATTGATTGATGAGGGCATACTTGAACCTGGCTATGTGTTCAATTTGGGCCATGGTTTATTCCCTGAGGCTTCATTGGAAAAACTGCGGGAATTAACAGAATATATTCATGAATACTCGAAAGACCTTATGAAAGAATCCGTGAAGGCACGTTCCTGAACATACCTAGACTAACTGTAAAAGGGGATGGAAACTGTGACAACAAAAGTAGGCGTTCTTGTCATGTCCTACGGTACTCCTGAGAGCTTAGAGGGCGTGGAGGCTTATTATACACATATCCGGCGGGGCAACCCGCCTTCTGCGGAGCAGCTTAAAGAACTGAAAGACCGTTATGAAGCCATTGTCGGAGGCGTTTTCCCGCTTCGAGAGAATACGGATCGACAGGTAGCGGCCTTGGGAGCTGCTCTTAATAAGGACAACGGAGAGACAACTGTGCAATTTGTCTGCTACCAAGGACTGAAGCATGCCCACCCCTTCATTGAAGACGGTGTGGAGGCCATGGCCAGGGATGGTATTACAGAGGCCGTAGGAATCGTTCTTGCTCCCCATTATTCAGTCATGAGTGTAGGAACCTATATCAAACGTGCACAGGCAAAAGCAGACGAATGTGGCATTCGGATGGAATTCGTAAATAACTACCATCTGCATCCTGAGCTCATCGATGTGCTGAGCCGCCGGGTCTCTGCCCGATTGGATCAATTTGAAGAAGCTGGAGCGAAACGAAGTGAGGTTAGAGTGCTGTTCAGTGCACATAGTCTGCCGGAACGTATACTATCTATGGGCGATCCTTACCGTGACCAACTCCTCGAAACTTCTGAGGCTGTCGCCAAACAGGCAGGAGTCACTTCCTGGCAGTTCACTTGGCAGAGCGCAGGCCGTACCGCTGAGCCGTGGCTGGGACCCGATGTACTGGATACTCTTCGTGAGCTTTCTAAAGAACAGGTTGAAGATGTACTGGTAGCCCCTGTCGGATTTGTATCTGATCATCTGGAAGTGCTATATGATCTGGATATTGAGGCTCAGACTATCGCACGGGAATTGGACATGCGCTTAATGCGAATTGAATCGCTGAACAGTGACCCTGCGTATATGTCTGTGCTGAGCAGTGTGGTGCGTACACGGTACAATCAAATGCAGGCGGGTTCGATATGAGTGAGGTAACAAGAAGAGTTATTATTGTCGGCGGGGGGTTGAGCGGCCTCAGTGCCGCCTTCTATGTCCGCAAATATTATAAGTTGGCCGGAATTAAACCGGAAATTATTTTATTGGAAAAAGATCAGACGCTTGGAGGCAAAATTGAAACGCTGCACCGTGAGGGTTTTGTCATTGAAAAGGGTCCTGATTCCTTCCTAGCCCGTAAAACGGCGATGGTTGACTTAGCCAAGGAATTGGAATTGGACCATGAACTGGTGACAACCAATCCCAATGCCAAGAAGACCTACATATTGCAGCGGAACAAGCTTCACCCTATGCCTGCCGGTCTTGTACTGGGTATTCCAACAGAGATTAGACCCTTTCTGCAGAGCGGATTGATCTCTTTTGGAGGAAAAGTCCGTGCGATGATGGATTATATTATCCCGCCACGCAGAAGCGAGGAAGATGAATCGCTGGGGCAGTTAATTGAACGCCGGCTCGGTACGGAAGTGCTGGAGAATATGACTGAACCGCTTCTAGCCGGTATTTATGCCGGAGATATGAATAAGATTAGCCTGCAAGCTACCTTCCCCCAATTTGGTGAAGTGGAGCGCAAATATGGAAGCCTTATTCGCGGTATGACTACAGGGCGAAAGCCGGCTGAAACTCATACGGGAACCAAAAAGAGTGCATTCCTAACCTTTCGCCAAGGCCTGCAAAGTCTGGTTCACGCCCTAATGAATGAACTCCAAGATGTAGAGCAACGTACGGGGGTTACCGTAACCTCTATCATTGATGATATAGCTAATAAGGATAAGGGCAAGCCGCGTTACGAAGTTGAACTTGATAACGGTGAAAGAATCGCGGCGGATGATATTTACATCACGGTTCCGAATTTCGCCGCTGCGGATCTGCTGCGTCCACATGTGGATGTATCCGCACTGGACGCTGTGAATTATGTATCTGTAGCCAATGTAGTAATGGCCTTTTCCAAAAAAGATACGGCCACGGAATATGATGGATCAGGGTTTCTCGTCCCCCGCAAGGAAGGACGCAACATTACGGCCTGCACTTGGACATCGACCAAATGGCTTCATTCCAGTCCGGAGGATAAAGTACTCTTGCGTTTCTATGTGGGGCGGTCGGGAGACGAGCAGAACGTAGAGCTGCCGGATGATGCCCTTGAGGAACTGGTACGCAAAGATGTCCGAGAAATTATGGGCATCACCGCCAATCCGCTTTTTACTGAAATTACCCGACTGAAGCATTCCATGCCGCAGTACCCCGTGGGGCATCCCGGCAATATTGCCAGACTGCGGGATGAGCTTGGTGCGGTTATGCCCGGTGTATATGCATTTGGTGCCGGTTATGATGGCATCGGTATGCCTGACTGTATCAAACACGCCAAGCTGACCGCTGAAGCTGCTGCTAAGACTTTGCAAATGTAAGAAATTCAAGCATTCTATATATATATGCCTTCCAGCGGTGAAGCAATTTTTGCTTCACCCTTTGTTTTATGGCGGAAGAATCTATCCATTTTGCAATCTACTCTTTTGGAGAGATAAGTAACAGATATGCTATAATAAAACCAATTTAACGGCAAAGGAGCTTACAGAACACCAATGTACCCGCCGAGATCACGTAGAAGAGACAAAAGGAAAGCCTCGGGTCATCGTCGCCCAAAAAGGGCATGGGTATGGATCAATGCAATCCTGCTACTAATGATAATAGCCATTTTAACTTATGTACTTAATGGAGACGGTAATAATAGCTCAATCACTCCGCCGCAAGCGGCGCAAAGCAGTGCCTCACCTTCTCCGGATCCCAGTGAGGCTCCGCCTACGATGACTGCTACTGCTACTGCTATTCCAGAACCAACCCAAGCTTCTGCAGAGCCTACATCTACTGGGGAACTAGAGCCTGTGGAAACTCCTGATACAGTGGTGAATATTCCCTCTCCACCTGCAGCTACAGACGGGGGCGATATTTCCGGTTTGCCGCAGGATACAGATTCCGAAGGGAATACTGTTAAACTTAGTTTTGGTGGGGATGTAATCTTTTCCGGTAAGGTTGGAGAATTGTTGGATAAAAAGGGTTATGAATTTCCCTATGTCCGTCTGGGTGGATTATTCAAAGAGGATGACTTGTCCATTGTTAATCTGGAGACTCCGGTTTCTGATGGGGGGACGAGTGCTGCGAACAAGCAGTTTGTATTTAAGGCTCCTCCTAAAGCACTGGATGGACTTAAAGCAGCTGGAATCGATGCCGTTAATCTAGCGAATAATCATACACTTGATCAAGGTGAACAAGGTTTGAGGGAGACGCTCAGCAATCTTGAAGTAAGAGACATTCCCTATGTCGGAGCTGGATTGGATGAGGAATCAGCTTATTCGGCCCATTATTTTAAACGTAAGGGGATCACTATTGCTCTGTTAGGCTTTACTCGGGTGATGCCGGAATCCAGCTGGCAGGCCACAAAGAATAAGCCCGGCTTAGCTTCAGTCTATGACAGTGAGAAGGGGCTCCAGGCCATTACCGAAGCCAAAACGAAAGCGGATATTGTTGTCGTAGTCGTACATTGGGGAAAGGAACGCGTGAGTCAAGCGGATGCTGTACAGCAGTCCTTGGGACGCAGTTTTATAGATGCGGGTGCAGATCTGGTGATTGGAGGCCATCCTCATGTTCTGCAGGGTATAGAGCCTTATAGGGGCAAGTGGATCGCTTATAGTACTGGGAATTTTATATTTACAAGATCATCAGTCCCTTCTACTTGGGATACTGCTGTTTTTCAGGCGGAATGTAATGTAGGGGGGCAATGCTCCATGCAGCTGAAGCCCTTTACAGCAGAGCTGGCCCAGCCTGTTCCGATGAGTCCTGAAGAAGGACAGAAGCTTTTCCGAAAAATTGAATCTATCTCTTGGGGACTAATCAAAATAGATCGAAAAGGTAAGGTTGTACATTCCTCAGAGTGATGATAACGGCTAAGGGGGGGTCCTTATGTTTAAAAATCTGTGCGTTGCCCATCGCGGGTTTTCCGGCAAAGCTCCGGAGAATACGTTAGCAGCCGTTCGAATGGCTATTGCATTACCTTATGTCCGCTGGATGGAGATCGACGTTCAATTGTCTAAAGATGGTGTGCCGGTCGTCATACACGATTATAGTCTGGACCGCACGACCAATGGCCATGGTAAGGTCAAGGATATGAATTGGGAGCAAATGAAACGGCTGGATGCGGGAAGCTGGAAAGGCCGTGCTTTTAGAGGTGAAAAAATGCCTTCTCTTGAAGAGGTGTTGGATCTTTCTAAAGGCCGATTGCATCTTAACATTGAACTGAAGACGGTAGGGAATGTATATCCGGGTATCGAAAAGGCAGTTATCAACCTTATCTCCTCCAAAGGCATGCGGGATGAAGTGGTTCTGACCTCATTTGAAGCAGGTGCCCTACAAAGAGTGAAAGAGGTAGATCCGCGTGTCAGCACGGGACTTATCTTTGATTCCAGATCAGGAGATCCTGCGAGGCTTGTCCATGAGCTGGGTTGTTCTTTTCTGTCCATAAGCTTTGAGCGTCTGAATCCAAACTTAGCCAAGCTGCTTACAGAGCAGGGAGTGAAGGTTATGGCCTGGACGGTGGATAAAGCGAAAGAGATGCGCCGCCTCGCAGACATGCATTCTGATATAATGATCTGTACGAACCGTCCGGATGTTTGGGGCGATACGTTTTTGGGAGTATAATAACTACAAATCGACGGGAAAGAGGCTGATGCCCAATGTGCGCTACTGTTAATAACTTATACTGCGTTGGACGTAACTACAAACTGCATGCGGAGGAACTCGGCAATAAAGTGCCGACAGAACCCTTAATCTTCATGAAACCCTCTCATGCGGCTGTTCCCCTCGACAAAGC
Above is a window of Paenibacillus wynnii DNA encoding:
- a CDS encoding THUMP domain-containing class I SAM-dependent RNA methyltransferase, yielding MSKLQLIATAPMGLEAVVARELNELGYETTIENGRVLFSGDYIDICRCNLWLRTSDRVLIKMGQFPAKTFDELFEGVKALPWADWIPENGEFPVEGRSHKSQLTSVPACQGIVKKAVVEKLKLSYQTEWFPEDGPRYVIEVILLNDIALITLDTTGPALHKRGYRRQSTEAPLKETMAAALIKLSRWNGHRPLYDPCCGTGTILIEAAMIAWNIAPGLRRSFPSEHWPVIPRRLWEDAREEAYDAVRDDYPLQLVGSDVDPEAIELAEAAAKSAGLSGEITFKVIAAAKARPEGEYGCIITNPPYGERISNDKEVEKLTRQFGEMMLYLPSWSFFAISPSKEFEQFYGRKADKRRKLYNGRIECQFYQYLGPLPPRNPEKDNSEPHS
- a CDS encoding O-methyltransferase, giving the protein MLSQEQYSEQLYTEDEILLQVKQSIAAHGMPEVSVEPGYGRLLTMLVKLTRASSVLEIGALGGYSGICLSRGFTDGGKLTSLELKPEYAAVARRNMELAGFGDSVEYRIGPAMDSLKILESEGRKFDFFFIDADKMNYPNYLEYAIQMANPGAIIAGDNIFLRGRTLNTDRNGPAILAVRQFNEMIAKDDRLISTLLPAYDGLALALVK
- a CDS encoding MFS transporter yields the protein MKKWETWKVNLTVLWFGQFLVNAGMTMITPFLSLYLAKDLGVQGEHAIGIWAGLIFAANFLTSFLFQPLWGKLADKYGRKIMLLRSSFGMAVVILLMGFAQTPMQLLLLRLLNGTIAGFNPASIALISGTTPKSRMGFAMGLMQSGSVAGTILGPLIGGLLADSIGFRPIFYVVGALLFAASLLALFLVKEKFDRIEAAHAPQASVMAGLKELLKVPQLPALFGVTFLLQFAMISPMTLLPLYVEKLHGSAVNIAFWAGMVTAVTGISNMLASPVLGKLSDKIGAHRILTFALIGASVFLIPQAFVTSVWQLIIIRFMMGVFMGGLLPSVNALIRSYTPDGKESRAFGFNSSTLALGNMLGAIIGGFLSGYIGIEGLFIISGVLLLINTIWVRLKLYQETTHRSYR
- the hemE gene encoding uroporphyrinogen decarboxylase, whose protein sequence is MTYNDTFIRACRKQDTEHVPVWYMRQAGRYDPDYRTIKEKYTLLEICKQPELAAEITMMPVHKLGVDAAILYSDIMNPVASIGIDFDIVKNIGPVIHNPIRSAADVEKLRPIDVEGDLSHILETIALLDKELDVPLITFAGAPFTIASYLIEGRPSKSYIRTKTLMYSEPRVWEMLMEKLGDMVITYLRSHVRSGGKAFQLFDSWVGALAPKDFEIYVLPTISRIFRELSDLDVPKIYFPGVSSGELLPTLTNLQADVIGLDWRVSISEGRRRTGGKFAMQGNLDPYLLTAPMDVIKDRAKQLIDEGILEPGYVFNLGHGLFPEASLEKLRELTEYIHEYSKDLMKESVKARS
- the hemH gene encoding ferrochelatase, with product MTTKVGVLVMSYGTPESLEGVEAYYTHIRRGNPPSAEQLKELKDRYEAIVGGVFPLRENTDRQVAALGAALNKDNGETTVQFVCYQGLKHAHPFIEDGVEAMARDGITEAVGIVLAPHYSVMSVGTYIKRAQAKADECGIRMEFVNNYHLHPELIDVLSRRVSARLDQFEEAGAKRSEVRVLFSAHSLPERILSMGDPYRDQLLETSEAVAKQAGVTSWQFTWQSAGRTAEPWLGPDVLDTLRELSKEQVEDVLVAPVGFVSDHLEVLYDLDIEAQTIARELDMRLMRIESLNSDPAYMSVLSSVVRTRYNQMQAGSI
- the hemG gene encoding protoporphyrinogen oxidase; this encodes MSEVTRRVIIVGGGLSGLSAAFYVRKYYKLAGIKPEIILLEKDQTLGGKIETLHREGFVIEKGPDSFLARKTAMVDLAKELELDHELVTTNPNAKKTYILQRNKLHPMPAGLVLGIPTEIRPFLQSGLISFGGKVRAMMDYIIPPRRSEEDESLGQLIERRLGTEVLENMTEPLLAGIYAGDMNKISLQATFPQFGEVERKYGSLIRGMTTGRKPAETHTGTKKSAFLTFRQGLQSLVHALMNELQDVEQRTGVTVTSIIDDIANKDKGKPRYEVELDNGERIAADDIYITVPNFAAADLLRPHVDVSALDAVNYVSVANVVMAFSKKDTATEYDGSGFLVPRKEGRNITACTWTSTKWLHSSPEDKVLLRFYVGRSGDEQNVELPDDALEELVRKDVREIMGITANPLFTEITRLKHSMPQYPVGHPGNIARLRDELGAVMPGVYAFGAGYDGIGMPDCIKHAKLTAEAAAKTLQM
- a CDS encoding CapA family protein — protein: MYPPRSRRRDKRKASGHRRPKRAWVWINAILLLMIIAILTYVLNGDGNNSSITPPQAAQSSASPSPDPSEAPPTMTATATAIPEPTQASAEPTSTGELEPVETPDTVVNIPSPPAATDGGDISGLPQDTDSEGNTVKLSFGGDVIFSGKVGELLDKKGYEFPYVRLGGLFKEDDLSIVNLETPVSDGGTSAANKQFVFKAPPKALDGLKAAGIDAVNLANNHTLDQGEQGLRETLSNLEVRDIPYVGAGLDEESAYSAHYFKRKGITIALLGFTRVMPESSWQATKNKPGLASVYDSEKGLQAITEAKTKADIVVVVVHWGKERVSQADAVQQSLGRSFIDAGADLVIGGHPHVLQGIEPYRGKWIAYSTGNFIFTRSSVPSTWDTAVFQAECNVGGQCSMQLKPFTAELAQPVPMSPEEGQKLFRKIESISWGLIKIDRKGKVVHSSE
- a CDS encoding glycerophosphodiester phosphodiesterase, encoding MFKNLCVAHRGFSGKAPENTLAAVRMAIALPYVRWMEIDVQLSKDGVPVVIHDYSLDRTTNGHGKVKDMNWEQMKRLDAGSWKGRAFRGEKMPSLEEVLDLSKGRLHLNIELKTVGNVYPGIEKAVINLISSKGMRDEVVLTSFEAGALQRVKEVDPRVSTGLIFDSRSGDPARLVHELGCSFLSISFERLNPNLAKLLTEQGVKVMAWTVDKAKEMRRLADMHSDIMICTNRPDVWGDTFLGV